cgCATAAAAAGAGAAAGTTTTTTTTGGTTAATGAATCcatttcttctattttttgatgatactttattaattctgaattttcatttaaactTAGTTCTTcatcaaaaattttataaaaacataaaaaatcaTTGCATTTCATACTTTCATTATCTATAGGTTTCATcgtaaattctttttttatttcgtttaaatttattttttcttcattagaACTATCAATGAAATTTTCATAATCTTTTATGCTTGATGCTTCACATTTATTAttgaaatttaaattattattggaAATGTCTAAATGAGATAGACTTTCAAGTTTAGCAACTTCTTCTATATCcttaaaaaaaagcaaaaaaatattttttaaaatattcaaaaaaagaaaaaaaaaaaaatataaaaagacaTTTTAAAAGGAAAACTTAGtattacttttatattttcaattaaattattagatATATTTAATGTTTGTAACAACTTTAAAtgctttaaatttttaatttcttttattttattattagacaaatttaaaattactaAGGAGCTGCATTcaatattttctaaaatgCTTATGTCATTGTTTTGTAAATATCTGAATTTGATATGAATCAATAAAAGTTAATaaacttataaaaatataaatataaatgtatatatatataaattaatacattattatttgtatattactactattatttttataaataatacaaCGAAAATTaaggtatatatatatcactactaatttattcaattaTAACTGTAATGATTATTACTACTAGTTCTTTTAgttttgtattattatattaaaattcattaatttaaataactgctaaataattataataagaaTACTAATGcatttatgttttaatatattatttttctttttatacaGTGCTTTTAAATTTGTTAgctcatttaaattttctattttttttatacaattattattaatatataaacattttaaatttttaaatgttgATAATCCATCTATATTGTGAAACCCTTTCATATGTAAATACATAACATCATTCAGTTCATCAgtttcatataaattattttctacaaaattaaaaaaaaaatatttatatatatatatatatatatacatattaactaattttaaattctttataatttttatgaaattataataaataacaaGAATTTGAACCtctacatatttttttaataacttcGTAACTCATTATCTTTTTGTCATCtagaattatattttcttcttccattttattatatttaacgtattattaatttttttttttctaatatgaataattgtaatatataaaatgaatataataaatttttatatagaattttacttaaaaaaaaaaatgaacataCAAATTTTTAGTAATATCAATAtgtgaatatatatatatatatatatttatgccttttttttttttatttatatacatgataattctattttaaactattatataattttataataacaattaataaaaaaaaaatagaaaagagaaaattatttatagaataaaaaatatttattaatagatatataattatcataGATTCATAAAATAAGGAAAGAAAAgggaaaatataaaaaaattcattaacTTTTAAAAGTTAGACAAATCAGTTAGtaaattttctataaaaaaaagagatttattaaaaaaaaaaaattaaattaataaaaaaaacggCTTGCATATattcaaatattttcttaCATTTTTCCTcactaaaaatttaaaaatatgaattgccaaaatttttttttttttttttttgctagtatttctctttttgtgtgcatatatttatttatttactaatttttttttttttttatatgtttttttggaaatatatatatataatatattttcatgtgtttttattgaaaaaaaaaattaactaatatttcttttcttcttGAAATTTATTTGGGTTGAGGGTTATACATTTGGTTATGTCATTTGTTTTGTAAATTCCTATCATTCTATCACATAATTCAAACATTTGATTTCTTAATGAAATTACAATAAATTGAGCATCACtagtttttgtttttatgtAATGAGAAATGATAgaaacatttttaaaatcaaGAGCTGCATCAATTTCATCCATAAAATAAATGGGATTTGgtttaaaataatgaagagcAAAAACTAGAGCTAATGAACTTAATGTTTTTTCTCCCCCTGATAAATTCTGTATATGTTTCCAACTTTTTTTCGGAGGTCTGactgaaaataaaatacctTCATTGAAAATTTCTGAGGAATCGATTATTTCTAATTCAGCATCACCACCTATTGCTATCATTTGATACATCTCTTTTAATTTGACtgatataatattaaatgcttttaaaaattcttctCTTCTTTTATTGCATAAAGTATCGTAGACTTTTTTAAtcttatctttttctttttttgccTTGTTTACatcttttcttctttttttatagtcatataactttaaattatagtcctgaaaaatttttaagttGGGAGCTTTCTTTTCTAGTAtatgtaatttattttcaagTTTTGAttctatatcttttttatttaataattctaaTTCTTCATCTcctaaattaatattatcgtattcattttctatttcattaaattctTTGTTATCACAAAAAATATCTTCTAATGCTCTTAACTCATCATCATcttccaatttttttttttttttttttttttctttcgaGATCTTTGAACTATTATTATCActtaatttcctttttttgcTGTGTTCACTATTGATATCGCATAGAACTTTATAATCTTCCCCATTGTTTTCATTCTTATTACTGTTAATATTATCATcctctttattttcttcatcttcttcatcctcttcatcttcttcttcttcatcctcttcatcttcttcttcatcctcttcatcttcttcatcttcttcttcttcatcctcttcatcttcttcatcttcttcttcttcgtCATCTTTTTCACTATCTCTGTCTTTTTcctcttcattttctttagtTTCCCCTTTGTTCTCACctttttcttcctttttttttttttttttttttagtaactCATTTCTTCTTATATCACATATTAAGTTTTCTTGGATAATTTTATCTGATTCTTTAATTAATTCCATGTATtcgtttatttttaattcataatgtttattttttgttttaagtTGCTCAATTTCCTTTTCAATATGctcaattttatataaaatgtcAACGTTTTCTAAATCCTTTTTAGATATGCTTTCATCTATTTgctgcttttttttttgattttcttcaatttttatttgtaattcatttaaattttgagTCAACTTTTCAATTTCTTCATATACCTCACATCCTTTtgtttcaatattttttaattcattttctaattctttttcatttgcTTCATATTCTTCAATTTCCTCGGTGAATTTTACAATATCTTTATCacttttttctaaatttgcTAAAGCATTTacttcttcattattatgtttttctatttcatcttttaatatatttaattgtCTTTctgaatttatatatttacttcttaaatgtttttttttttctcctcCAACATTTTGTAATTCTTCATGAtacttttttactttattttcttGAGCTTTAAGAACAATTtctattttacttttttcattatttttttcttctattaattcttttagtGATTTTAATTCCTTTTCTTCCTCTTTAGTCAATTCAGGGGTTTCCGAGTTTTGTAATTGATCATCAATATCTTTTAACTGTTTTTTATAGTTAtctattcttttttttgctaTTTCTAATTTACATTCATTGTCttcaatgaaaatatttaaatcttTAATATCACttactaaaatatttttttgttttcttttttcttctaaatttttatttaattctttaataattttttctgaagttaataaatcattttcatCATATTCACTAGTCTTAATGCCGCTAGTATTcccttttaaatatttatctaTACCTCCTCCACATATCCTACCGtcattttctattaattCTCCGCCTAATGTTACAACTCTTCTTTTATGAGAATAGCCAATTACATGAGCTTCATCTAGATTATTAGCTAATAATGTTTCTTTTAAagcaaaataaaaacaaattttgtatttctcatttttaaatttaataaaatcaaTTAACCTATGCACATTTGGCAGTATAGgcttataattttcttcattttttatcatGACGttcaataaatttttttctaatattgaTAAGGATAATACATTTACTCTAcctaaattttcttttctaaCTTCTTCAAATAACATAACAGCATCATTTGGATTCTCTACGACAATGAAATCGGAGCAATTATTACCTGCAATAATAAAAGCTTTTTCGtattttttatcaatatatCCTAAATCACCTAGCATTCCATGTATTCCTTTAATTTtcgttttttttaaattatatataaattcgTGCAATTTGCTTTTAGTTTTATCTGTTattacttctttttttatactttcaTATTTTACGTTTTCTTGTATTAActtatcatttaatttttctatatttttttctaattgatttaaatcattttgtttttcttttaatactttttttttttcttcatctaaCTTTATCATATG
The genomic region above belongs to Plasmodium relictum strain SGS1 genome assembly, chromosome: 10 and contains:
- the LRR2 gene encoding leucine-rich repeat protein, putative — its product is MEEENIILDDKKIMSYEVIKKICRENNLYETDELNDVMYLHMKGFHNIDGLSTFKNLKCLYINNNCIKKIENLNELTNLKALYLQNNDISILENIECSSLVILNLSNNKIKEIKNLKHLKLLQTLNISNNLIENIKDIEEVAKLESLSHLDISNNNLNFNNKCEASSIKDYENFIDSSNEEKINLNEIKKEFTMKPIDNESMKCNDFLCFYKIFDEELSLNENSELIKYHQKIEEMDSLTKKNFLFLCEFIILMKKIKKLKTLFIKNNPFTNEIKHVSKYLIANIPRLVFLDDKKIKKEDIYLAQIFLKKGVKEENELKKIFEKKKMDKYKNLTEKFHSFLLKKSEKV
- a CDS encoding chromosome condensation protein, putative, with translation MKDDRKLNENIYINEEQKDDLKILSILNTEEKENELCKIEKKGENENVLSIDNIKKCSKRIIIEKLVLENFKSYSGIKIIGPFYKKFSCIVGPNGSGKSNIIDAMLFVFGRRAKKIRQNKLSDLIHNSKYSMNNNYTKVSIYFKTINEDDDDEYEKEIDYENTYDNEKNYDNFIISREATIDNQSKYRINDKVVNQKEVVDLLYKKGIDLNNNRFLILQGEVEQIAQMNPKGNKHEEGLLEYLEDIIGTNIYIEKINENFEKLEKSEEIYHEKVNRLKHVYNELKELSSPKKEAKYYICLQKYTYKLYVIIYKKDQYESRKVIHNKEKELQSYIEKRDNHNNEYKNLLEERKNMNIALSNLENEEEDIIRKKNKADNEFKKLTTEDENIKKELLVIVEKMQNLYVKREELKEKKIPQYKKIIEEKQKILSEIKKNKLPKLEKELEICEEELEKYNEEIKHETDKINTIYSNEEKKLAPLQNSYDILIKSISECTNKCNIIEKKQKEYLSHIENLKYLQSKILNELKEKDIQSKHMIKLDEEKKKVLKEKQNDLNQLEKNIEKLNDKLIQENVKYESIKKEVITDKTKSKLHEFIYNLKKTKIKGIHGMLGDLGYIDKKYEKAFIIAGNNCSDFIVVENPNDAVMLFEEVRKENLGRVNVLSLSILEKNLLNVMIKNEENYKPILPNVHRLIDFIKFKNEKYKICFYFALKETLLANNLDEAHVIGYSHKRRVVTLGGELIENDGRICGGGIDKYLKGNTSGIKTSEYDENDLLTSEKIIKELNKNLEEKRKQKNILVSDIKDLNIFIEDNECKLEIAKKRIDNYKKQLKDIDDQLQNSETPELTKEEEKELKSLKELIEEKNNEKSKIEIVLKAQENKVKKYHEELQNVGGEKKKHLRSKYINSERQLNILKDEIEKHNNEEVNALANLEKSDKDIVKFTEEIEEYEANEKELENELKNIETKGCEVYEEIEKLTQNLNELQIKIEENQKKKQQIDESISKKDLENVDILYKIEHIEKEIEQLKTKNKHYELKINEYMELIKESDKIIQENLICDIRRNELLKKKKKKKEEKGENKGETKENEEEKDRDSEKDDEEEEDEEDEEDEEEEDEEDEEDEEEDEEDEEEEDEEDEEDEENKEDDNINSNKNENNGEDYKVLCDINSEHSKKRKLSDNNSSKISKEKKKKKKKLEDDDELRALEDIFCDNKEFNEIENEYDNINLGDEELELLNKKDIESKLENKLHILEKKAPNLKIFQDYNLKLYDYKKRRKDVNKAKKEKDKIKKVYDTLCNKRREEFLKAFNIISVKLKEMYQMIAIGGDAELEIIDSSEIFNEGILFSVRPPKKSWKHIQNLSGGEKTLSSLALVFALHYFKPNPIYFMDEIDAALDFKNVSIISHYIKTKTSDAQFIVISLRNQMFELCDRMIGIYKTNDITKCITLNPNKFQEEKKY